The DNA sequence TGAAAATATGACCTTTCCGTCTTTTTCCCACTTACCATCTGAATTAACTCTGTAACCGTCAGGTGTTGTAGTATTTACAAGAAGTTTACCCTGATCAGTCCCACTTTGAGAGTTGAAGTAGTAGCAATATCCATCTATCCAGTTCCAACCTGTGAGCATTATACCCTCAGCAGCACCCTTGGCTGTATTTAGGAAATACCAGTTTCCTGCAGCATCCTGTTGCCATCCGGTTTTCATAATACCGGTGTTAGTATCAAGATAATACCAGCCACTTGGAGTCTGAATCCATCCCAAAACCTTGCTGCCATTATCATTTATATAATTCCATCCACTCTGCGTGTTCTGCCATGAGCCCGCAAAAGCAGGTGTTATCTGTGCTGTAGCCATCAAAATACTTAATGCTCCAACACCAACGTTAAAAAATAGCTTTCTTTTCATAAATCTCCTATTACTACATACATTTTAGTTAGTGGCCGCTAACACTAAAACCAAATAAAGAGGAATGTTGCACTACAATAAAGCATTAGTTTCAAAATATATTTCTATATATTAAACAAATACTCTTGCAAAAACACTTCCCTTTGCATTTAGGTTTTATTATATTACATCAGTTAGTAATTACTAACGCGTTTTTAGTATACTAAAATTTTTTTTATTTTCAATGTTTTTTTATGTTTTTTTTATGTTTTTGAAGTACACAAGTATGAACATTGCGTAAAATCATATTGTATAAAACTGTAAATAGTGTCTAATTTATTTTAGAAAGCTTTCATTATATAAAAATTATTATTCTCCTGAGAATTCTGTATCTATATTTACATGTATATTATATTGTGGAAATTCTTCTTTCAAAATTCTATTCACATTCTCCATAACAGTCTCAGATTTGATATCAAAATCTCTCGTAATATCACAATATATTGTCTTATCTTTATCATCAATAACTATGCCATGATAGTTTATTATATGTCTCTCTCTTTCCTTATAATTTTTCAATAATGATTTTATCTTTACATATCTATCATCATCCACATCCACAGAATAAAATCCGAAAACAAGAAATACATTATACTTATTGTAAATCTTTGTCTGAGCCTCATGTAAAATTGGGTACATCTCACCAATGCTTCTATCGTCCTCTATTTCAACATTTATAGAACCTGTATAAAAGTCAGGTCCGTAATCATTTAATATAAGGTCAAAGCAATTTATAACACCTTCCGTATTTCTTGCTATCTCCTTTATACCTCTTACTATCTCACCGTCTACTCTCTCGCCTAATATTTTCTTTATAGTATCTGATAATACTTCATAGGCAGTCTTTAAAATAAATATGGAAATAATAACACCTGCAATACCGTCTATAGAAATCTTTACAAACGTATATATCAATGCAGAAATCAGAGTAACTACAGATATTATGGCATCATTTTTTGCATCTGCACCTGAGGCAATTAATGCACCTGAATTATATTTTTTACCACTATTTTCTGCAAATGTACCCAAAATAATTTTAGCAACAATTGTGGCAATAATTATTATTGCTGTTACAATGCTTGTACTCATCTCTTCTTTATTGAAAATAGCTTTGGCAGAACTTATCAATGACTGAAATCCGGTAATAAATACTATTCCTCCTATCAAAAGACTTGTCAGGTACTCTGTCCTTCCATGTCCGAAAGGATGCTGTTTATCAGGTGCTTTACCTGCAAGCTTTGTTCCTATTATGGTAATAAGTGATGAGGAGGAGTCTGTAATATTGTTTAAAGCATCACTTACAAGAGCAATTGATCCTGACAATATTCCAAGTACTGCTTTCAATCCTCCCAGTAAGAGATTTGTCACTATGCCTATTATTGACACCGCTACTATTCTTTTTCTTCTTTCATTTGCATCCATTCTAAAATTAGATGAATTTATATCTTCGTTCATTTTACTTTGATGTTTATACATCTTCTCCTTTCTGTATTTAGTAGCACATTATATATTAAAAAGAGATTGTGTGCAATTATAGAATTGCATACAATCTCTTTTCATATTGAATTTGTAACATCTTGCCATTAAAGCAAGATGGGGTTTGTATTAAATTTTATTTTATCTACACATAGTCTACGACATCAATGTATTGCATTAAAAGCTCTTTTTCTTCCTCAATATGCTTTGATAATCTCTGTGCAGCAACTATTGAGAGCCATCTTTGCACATACTGCTTTGCAGTGTCAGACTTTTCACAGTAAATATCTATATACATATCAGCAAGCTCTTTGTCTGTAAGCGCAAAGAGAAGATAGGTATTAGCTGCATCACCGGCAGCATTGCCCTGAGTAGTATGAGACCAGTCAATTATTGATATCTCACCATCATCTCCTATCAGTACATTGCTTGGATTGAAATCTCCATGGCATATCTTTGTATGTTTTTTCATTCCGTCCAGCCTTGTTAAAAGTTCATACCTGATAGTCGCATTCAGCTCTTTTAATTCATTTATTTGTCTGC is a window from the Lachnoanaerobaculum umeaense genome containing:
- a CDS encoding aminoglycoside phosphotransferase family protein — its product is MDLTNKKLILERKHKKVYETDDCIIKAFSNEHPKSDVFNEALNQARIEETGLNVPKVLAVEEMDGGWAIIMLKKKGKTLKEIMESDKENTRKYMEMFVDIQLDIHSKSSPLLNRMNLKFSRQINELKELNATIRYELLTRLDGMKKHTKICHGDFNPSNVLIGDDGEISIIDWSHTTQGNAAGDAANTYLLFALTDKELADMYIDIYCEKSDTAKQYVQRWLSIVAAQRLSKHIEEEKELLMQYIDVVDYV
- a CDS encoding cation diffusion facilitator family transporter produces the protein MYKHQSKMNEDINSSNFRMDANERRKRIVAVSIIGIVTNLLLGGLKAVLGILSGSIALVSDALNNITDSSSSLITIIGTKLAGKAPDKQHPFGHGRTEYLTSLLIGGIVFITGFQSLISSAKAIFNKEEMSTSIVTAIIIIATIVAKIILGTFAENSGKKYNSGALIASGADAKNDAIISVVTLISALIYTFVKISIDGIAGVIISIFILKTAYEVLSDTIKKILGERVDGEIVRGIKEIARNTEGVINCFDLILNDYGPDFYTGSINVEIEDDRSIGEMYPILHEAQTKIYNKYNVFLVFGFYSVDVDDDRYVKIKSLLKNYKERERHIINYHGIVIDDKDKTIYCDITRDFDIKSETVMENVNRILKEEFPQYNIHVNIDTEFSGE